Proteins from a genomic interval of Syntrophorhabdus sp.:
- a CDS encoding phosphofructokinase, giving the protein RSRNPSNYAIMTISEGAHTVGGTVTETGIEDAYGHKKLGGVGYLVSQEIKQRSGVNVIYQQLAYMMRSGAPDSLDRMVAVSYGSLALDQIAMGHRGRMVALQQAIYTTVPLDMVVAAKKQVDVTALYDVETYRPKVRDTLGKPMFLY; this is encoded by the coding sequence ACCGCTCCAGGAATCCCTCCAACTACGCGATCATGACCATTTCCGAAGGGGCCCATACCGTGGGCGGGACGGTGACGGAGACGGGCATAGAGGACGCCTACGGCCACAAGAAGCTGGGAGGCGTCGGCTACCTCGTTTCCCAGGAGATAAAGCAGCGTTCCGGTGTGAACGTCATCTACCAGCAGCTTGCCTACATGATGCGGTCCGGCGCGCCTGATTCCCTCGACCGGATGGTCGCGGTGTCCTACGGCAGCCTTGCCCTCGACCAGATAGCCATGGGCCACAGGGGCCGCATGGTTGCCCTCCAGCAGGCGATATACACAACCGTCCCGCTGGACATGGTCGTGGCGGCCAAGAAGCAGGTGGACGTCACCGCGCTGTACGACGTGGAAACATACCGTCCCAAGGTGCGCGATACGCTCGGGAAACCGATGTTTCTGTATTGA